In Cryptomeria japonica chromosome 1, Sugi_1.0, whole genome shotgun sequence, the sequence aatTGGGGATGTTGGGGAGAAGGAAGGATCTCTACAGCTGCagattgggctcttcttcaaaaatcttaccaggaatgctaaaggaggtaggATTCGGGTTTACCTTTTTATTTCTTTGCTAAATAAAAAACAAACggtgtttggttgttcttcatgaaatgctagTTTAAAAATATCCATGTATGTTCTTaaaattttagttttagttttgagaatattggttgtttttgggccaAGATTGTTAAAATGGAGTAGAAATATTGGAGTAAATCCATCTTAGGAAGCCAAATATGTTTTGTGGTTGAGCAAATCTTGTCATTTGAAAGTTATTGTGCATATGGAAAATCATGGTCTTGCTGAGAAAATTTCCCATAATGTTGTTTTGAACAAGCTGGAAAATGTATGGGACTATGATAAAAAGAGATTGGGGGTGTTtagttgttattattttatttcttttggggtattgattttatttaaACCAAATgttataatgaaaaaaaaaaaaatagaatttaattttttttggggCTAGGGTTTGGCAAGCAGAGGAGCCGAGGCTCGACTCACGCCACCGCCTCCCCCTTTCCTTTCCTCCTTGTGGAAGTTCCCGCAATGAGCAGCACCCGCGGTGGCCACTGCGAGTGGCACCCGCTGTGGTCGCTGCGAGAAGCACCCATGGTGGTCGCTGCGAGTGACACCCGCGGTGGCCGTTGTGAACGACGCCTGTGGTGGCCACTACGAGCAGCACCTGTGGTGTCCGTTGTGAGCGGCACTCGCGGCGGCCGCAGGAAGGGGAGCTGCGAGAGCTTCCCATCTCTCCCATGATGGGAGGTGGGCTCCGTAGTGTTTCCCCcctttttaaaaaattttttttcttaaaagaaaTAAGACTTATTCATTTTATGCatagtttattttttaataatatattttatttttttaatattaaatattattaatatatattttattaatgagggttaataaatatatattaattaatatttaatttgaaatctatgatttattcaatttgttattaatatatattttattaatgagattaatatatatatattaataataatatttaattgaaaaTCGTGTATTATTAAAAtgataattgtttatattttattatcaaggggctaataattatataatgattaaaATTTAAGTTTGGGAATCTGTATAAATGAGGGAATACTCTTTGGGAATAGATAGAATAATGTTTTTTATTGGAGATTTTTGAAATAAACTATAATTATTATTTGGTGatgtttaaattaatatatattatccaGGGATATATTATTTTTTGACTTAAATGTTATAGGTCATCTGCGAatttagaaatggaatactaaagtataggagtaattggaaaatgaaatatttaatattggatattctgaaaacttaaatgatatgctgtTAGAATTATCTGAAATTTAATAATGCATCGATTTGAAAATTGATAAGTTAATGATATCCTCATTTAgcaaaataaatggtttagttatgtCCTTCCTCAGTTTTGTGATATAGACAAATGGAAAtatggcaagtttaatttatgtatttgttTTTGTTAAGTACTAGCAAGGCCTTGATATGCTTGCTGAGACCCTGTCGTCTGGAtggtttgtggttggccatagtgggtcaagtccctagttagggtaccgtcagacaagagacctttgtaattgcttttgatgtgttcagttggatccatttctatgtagggatcatttatgtatttattgaccaaagtggttgttgtatagtggttgtgttcgcctaaaaggcagaaatgtaaatgacatgtaccttatgtattcttaacttaattaattgactgaggggtcttgcagttgagcagaccccggagatgtagccctctaggggtgaacttcaagatcatttatgtgttatgtgatgcttttgtctctcatgtttcatagtTAGTgttaacatgtatggatgcattatgTTAAGTGTGTAATGGGGATCAGCTAAAGATAATTTTTGGAATGCATGTATATAGTCATCTGGTTAAATGTAGGAATTAGGATCATAAAAGATCATAGATatgaatatgaaaagaattttgctaatgttaatgaaaataagtaagcatggaaagaactcaCTAGGTTATGATGGGATTAAAGGATGTAATGAAATTAGACACATGGTATATGGTTAAGGAAAAGCTTGATCGCAatgaatggtttaaaagttattggatgaacttgtcatattacctaaattgtaattctaatggatgaactcatttagttatttatattttaatcttaataattGAACTCCATCAtagtaactttattttaactataatgggtgaactcaataagttatctatattttaaccctaatggatgaacttcattatgttaatTACAATTTATCCTTAATAAATGACCTTAATCTTATTAGCTACACTTTAAACTATGATGGGTGAActcattggttatttacatttcaatctaaataaatgaagttcaccttattaactatattttaactatataaTAGATGAACCCATTAGGTTatgtacattttaaccttaataaacgaaTTTCAATATAttagctatattgtaactaaaatggagGGACTTGTCAAGTTAaacatattttaaccttaatggatgaatttgcatgtgatctatgttttatcttctatgggtaaatttcctcatgttagcctcatcttcaaccataatagatgaatgcttcctaatttctataatgttaattcactgaacaaattatatccatgtttcaagtaataacatgtacttaagatatcctgcttaattggatcaaatgttgcGAGgcgagttaggtgttaagttatgtaatcacgttgggaaacttcttaggttcatttagtcttccgatgtgttatctaagcgttagataactccaatgtatcttaatgttgtgtcttattattattaaaaaaaaatatttacactccatttgagtgttttagctttatcccttcggggtttcctggtggggcattacatacaacacagattgaacctttatgactgagcacaagtaccaaggaaggaatacaagtttcaaggaaagataaaacattttttagtttgaaggattcaatgaatctagtcaagtttgaagatctgatggctaagattaatcatgggaaaggtgattaaggagattaagcagttaggaattgcttataaataaagaaaagttgatgaagaaaGTATGCGGGGAAATATAAGAATAGTGATGTTGCAGAAGTGATTACAAAGTACAGAAGAttaaagatctgattgaagaatagagtgagaagcccaacaaggaggaagataagttttatgacaagattattttgagcacatagactctgctttaacatttcagatgtgaagttgcagatatatattttattactgttatttatttttgtaagtgacaggaaatctcttaaccaagtggacctaacagtcttatttgtaaatcctctagcaaggtaacattctaattgagtgtttgaaatcctttgacaaggtcacttctaacaaagtgcaagattctgatagatctgagggaaatcccttgaccgggtcacatctagcaatgtgtttatgtaatctttaacaggattggcttttaaccgagcatactctagaagagtatattttcttcgtgggtctaaaatcccatagtggtttttccctatttgggtttccacattaaatttggtgttaaatgtgttttgatgtttcaagtttttCAGTTTatcagtttgaatgatttacaatcatagttgcatatcaagtaagttctaccgaggttgaatctgattagaaaattgtattgtgagtttatctgattcaccccccccctctcatttaactaacaacACCACTCATTAGTGCCATAATGAATAATATGTATGATAATGTATGTcaaactgatgacaaactgcatcaatcaagtctctgtcggagggtaaaaatcccttaacctgtctcttaaatactcaaatgattccttagacaatggtttagtgaatatatctacaatctattctttagtgttcacataaaccaatttgacttccttttcttctaccttgtccttcaaaaaattatactttattgatatacgcttagtcttagagtgaaatatcggattcttagacatgtcaatagctatagagttatcacagtagataactattggttcactacaattgaccctgatatccttcaacatttgcttcatccacaagacttgagtgcaattagttgctgccgtaacatactcaacttctgcagtagataaagaaatgcatgactattttttgttgatccatgaaaccagtttcttttcaagaaagaaaacaCTAGtatcatcagtatctcttgcccaatctgagtcaatatatgcacataaagtgtaatcatcatttttagaataccataaaccatattctgttgttccttgcaaataccagaatatcctctttactgcacattcataattttctttaggattactttgatatcttgaaacaatacttactgcattcataatatctggtctagtttgagttagatataatagatcaccaatcatagacttgtaccttgtcggatttaccggtgtagaagtatccttgatagataatttctcacttgtcaccataggagtacttactggtttggaattaaccataccaaacttcttcaacaattccctcacatacttagtttgatagataaaaatgtctttgtcagtttgagtaatctgcaaacctaagaaaaatttcatctcactaatcatagacatttcaaattcattcttcatattgttagtgttggattttgccaagatcaagggcacaatgaaaagcataaaagagacaatagaatgacaagaacaaactgtattctcatcaatataaaaatgatcaactggattaaccaatacaatgaatagaggcctgcttatataggcaaggccatatggatgtatgagcacacaaatatgacaagtggctcaatgagaaacaagggtaggtaggaaataggtgtgggtaggtaggagaaataatataatattccacatgaggtggatcacccaccgaaggtggaattatcactccacaataagtggatatgatagtgtaataacaagatcaacaccataagaggtggaatttctcctacacacactatcccaatgaggcacaaacacccaagtgtctcatatccaaactactatgtaatgcattatcctaagtaaacttaagtaagtgtaataatatccatgatgaataattatttacaccaacacccccccttaagtgcaacttaggggaatgcacttaagtctacaatggaactaagcaagatgggtcccggctacaaggccatgataggtacccatgtacaacatgcaaatgcaagcaaaacaatgcaatgcaatctctcacaaccggagaaaaggagaaaacccagtgggaaaaaactcccccccaaaagagagatgaatgtacaaaagaatctcaaggaggaaggacaaaacctcaaagaggaaaaagtcccccccataagagaggaaggagaagtcagctgaccccccctaatgacacatcccgcacccccaagagagctcgcaactgctggaacttactctcggtgaaaggtttggtgaatatgtcagcaacctgttctgctgtagaacaatactgcaaatcaatgacctgctcctggatgagctctcggatatagtgcatatgaatctcgatgtgtttggtccgctggtgctggaccgggttcttcgagatggcaatggcactctgattgtcgcaatgtaggactgtcggccatggagtagtgaatccaaactctgtgagaatctgctggagccaaatggtctcagtcgctgcgttaacagcgcctcgatactcagcctcagtcgaagagagagcaatagcatgttgcttcttgctctgccaacaaatggggcccgaaccaaggtgaaaactgtaaccagaagtagacttacgatcaactagatcgccagcccaatcggagtctgtgtaaccaaccaagcgaagtcctgtgcctgctgcatagtgaatcccatagtgatgtgtaccctggatgtaatgtagaatgcgtttggcggctttccaatgaagctcatgtggttcctgcatgaagcgggaaaccatgccaactgcaaatgaaatatcagggcgtgtatgagtcaagtagatgagactacccacaagctgacgatacaaagtggcatcaactagtggagaagaacactgagcctcaagcttgactcctgaaagaaagggagtcggggcaggcttacaatcagccatatgaaagcgtgcaagtagatcaagagcatacttgggctgcgatagagtaatcccggaagatgactgtgaaatctcaatcccgagaaagtagtgcaaaagacccaagtcagtcatagaaaatctgtcatgcaaagcagatttgaccctgctaatgatggatgaagtactccctgtaatgatcaagtcatcaacatagagcacaagtatcaagtgagagtcgtcctatcgcaaaatgtagacattcggatcggaatgacatctggtgaaacctgcagagagtagaaaggaatccatcttggcataccaagccctgggggcctgcttaaggccatagatagatttcctcaatctgcaaaccaaagaagtatcctggatgaaaccctgtggctgctccatataaatctcctcatctagatcaccatgaagaaaggcactcttcacatccatctgatgtacagcccaaccatgagctgcagctatagcaagtgtcaaacgaatggagttcatcttagctacgggtgcaaaggtctcagtatagtcaacacctgcaacctgcgagaaacctttggcaacaagccgagccttatacttatccacacttccatccgctgcaaacttggtccgatagatccacttacatcgaaccatctttctccccttagggagatgtactagatcccatgtgttgttcctcattaaggaactatactcttcctccatagcttggtcccactcaggaacccctgatgcttccctgaatgtctgtggatcggaagcggtagaaataaatgcatgtggatgatcctgatgttgtgatcgtgttctccgtgtatccaaaggatccccaacaagagaacccgcggactcaagtgtttgtcgagcccaacgaggtctaggtggaggtggagaatgaggcacctcaactacaaatggaccctgcggaggtgtaaccctgcgagtcggagttgagggagtctcatcatctgaatcactaacatctccatccacaatggaggaaggtggaggaggtagagaggctaagctaggagagctttcctcaaagtgaacactcctctcaatgaatacctcatgtgtctctggatccatcaatctgtatgccttaacaccctcaggatatccaacaaatatgcaaggccgactctgtggttccaatgccttgcgtttctgtggcggaatgcgagcccatgctggacacccaaagactctgaaatgtctaacaatcggtttcctaccaacccaagcttcaaaaggagtaataccttgtaaagctttgtgaggaacccgattctggatgtgtgtggcacaactgatagcctctgcccaaaaggcgggatcaagagaacgtgcatgaatcatacagctagccatttctttgagagttcgattcttgcgttctgcaaccccattctgctgtggagtgtatgcaacagaatgctgaagatcaatcccctcaaatgtacaaaagtcctcaagtctcttgttcacatattccctgccattatctgtacgaagaatcttgatcactttccttgattgcttttccacacgagccttgaagtcctgaaatctgtcaaatacttcactcttatgaatgagaaagtagacccaagtgaagcgggagtagtcatcaatgaaggtaagaacatagcgggccttactaaatgaaggtgctggaaatggacctgctacatcactgtgaacaagttgaagaacttccaaagctctccaagttttctctttatcaaatttctcttcgggatgcttgcccatggaacaacctgaacatacaccctctgaaaagctgattcgaggaagacctgtgaccatgtctttagtgctgagctgctgtagatagcggtagttgaggtgaccaaaccgctcatgccatagcttactttctgaatttgaatgagtaagcaaggccctagaaggtgaacgtggcacaaagtgggaaaatgagtaaagccttgagttgtcattgacttgtcccactgctaccaaggcatcatcatcaagttcttttaccacaactgaatctggtgtaaactcaacctttttcccattcccatagtgagtgatttggtagatggagagaaggttggtagacaagttaggaacatagagaacattctcaaatgttccatcatccatgtcaactgaacctttcccttcaacctctacttgtgtatcatcacctatgtaaatgtgaggtaccttagatggctctaatgaagaaaactgctcctttgtagaacccatgtgataggaggcacccgagtcaagtatccattgctgtgaagaacctgttttagccacaaatgcttgcccttttccttttgactgtgaggaggaagaagatgaatccttctttgtgtaggcggatggcaagttgatgttgtttttcttgagaagattggttaactcatcaacttgctttgcgtggcatcgatgctcatcatgaccatactttttgcaatatgcacaagttggtttatccttcttaggtgttgtccccttcttggaagaggattgttgattgccttgtgatggagaggatgattgtcccttttcttgttgtggttgagacctagattgcttcttcttcttgttggaatttttgccttgacttccttgatttccttgatttgccaccaaagccttggactttgaggacttgagaagccccatgttcaacaacttggattgttctaatatcaacatttctgtgaaagcttcaaaagaaggcataacataagaactccccactgtcaaacgatgagtttggaagcttgatacaaatgctgcatactctggtgcaagcttgtccaacaagttgaatatcaattgagcatcctttttgtctattccacaatcctttagctttgctcttagctcatttgctttggttacataatcttggattgtatcaaaattcttgggatctaagttggtgagctcattatcaatctggtagcctctgatttcatcaacttgtccatacaatttctgaaacatatcccaagcctctttgattgttttacacttctcaatgtggaaaatgaggtcatctgatacatacttgcgtaaggttccaagagccatgcaattcttagtgagccattctaagtgagcatttggatcagccttaggatcaggtggtgctgttattgttccatctatgtagtgtgtgagacccttttccattagtttactccatactttaattttccatgatgcataattatgtggagttaatggtggaaacttattaggactcattgcaacaagaatggaaagagcacaaaagaggcgcaatcacacaagacacccccccaaattcactcaatcaaagaacccccccaaatgtgatgattttggcactttataagtagtgcgtatacaatgggccacttgcaaaaaatggcaaagtggacttctgatttacaattttacaactgcctcaagaaggccaaaagagactcaactgaaaatgcaagagatctagctaagatccaagcaatttacaagtacctaataggccaaataagaccaatatctgaaagtacaattttcactcaaaatctctgaaatctgatcatagattctgaaagtagacgaaaaaataagtactttcaaaaaaaacggcacctgaaaaggaggtcgtatgagctcaaacgaggcctttgaagttgcagaattgaggattggacaggtacagctgagagaatccgaaaattccgaaaaacctgtgcatcaaaatcagaaaataaccacaccactgcgaagatcacgaaattttagcccatttcaaaaaaaattgcaccaaaaaaggagcaaaaatgagcaagatatggccttccaaagttggactgcaaaactgaaaagcccaatggagaggggtttaaaaattttcaaaaaatgctgatgtggcgctgacgtcagcaaaacactgtgttaaatttgacggccgtatgaccgtcacgaaaacttcgctgcctggctgactgggcgtccgtactgtacggacggatgacTCGGCCTGCTGACTGtgcagtccgtactgtacggaaatgATGACTGTGCAGGCTGATGTGTGCGTCCGTACTGCTGACTGTGCGTACGGTTGCCTGCGTGTCCGGATGTGTTTATCCACGGGCCactggccgcctgccacgtggcgggcgtggtCCTCCGGTCTTCGGGACTGGTGTCCGCGTGGCTGCGCAGAGCAGGGGAGCGGCGAGAGGAATTAAGCCAAGGCCGGAGCGGACGCGGGCTCGGAGCGGCGCCGAAGGAAGACCCGGGAGGCGGGCTGGGGGCGCCGCTGGTGACGCCGGAGCGGAGGGTGGCGGAGCAGCTGGACGAGCCGGGAGCTGCACGGGAGGCGGCGCCGTAGGCCGGGAGGGGGCGCCGAGGAGGCGCTGCAGCAGAGCCGGGACGGGAGGCGGCGCCGCAGGCCGGGAGGCGGTCGGTGGCGCAGGAGCCGGAGCGGCGGCCGAGGGCGGTAGCGCGTGCTGCGGGAGGTGTCTGGTATAGTCGGCCGGCGTCGCAGAACGGGCGGAGGGCACTGCCGGGAGGAGGGGACAGACGGCGCACGGCACGGTCGACGACGTGTACGGGCGCTGTCAGGCACGGAGCACGGCGTCTGCGGCACAGGTACGGTTTCTGCGCACCTGCAGGGACACGCTgcacgggggggggtctgcggaccccccaaaatgtattttttttttgattttttttttgcttttcaattttttgctcgaatttttcaatttttcaattttttttttgatttttttgaaacaattttcagaataaagaaaatttttttttttgaaaaatataatgaatattcgaaaaatccgtacgataagcaaaattggggaaaaaatttttcctcaccaaaataggtcgactttatagtcaaaatttatggaaatggcctcccggattcaacgg encodes:
- the LOC131857462 gene encoding uncharacterized protein LOC131857462, producing the protein MCASVLLTVRTVACVSGCVYPRATGRLPRGGRGPPVFGTGVRVAAQSRGAARGIKPRPERTRARSGAEGRPGRRAGGAAGDAGAEGGGAAGRAGSCTGGGAVGREGAPRRRCSRAGTGGGAAGREAVGGAGAGAAAEGERAEGTAGRRGQTAHGTVDDVYGRCQARSTASAAQNGPTLPNKIKESEFNIRAKEALRSALSNSKMTNVMDL